In one Butyrivibrio proteoclasticus B316 genomic region, the following are encoded:
- the recF gene encoding DNA replication/repair protein RecF (All proteins in this family for which functions are known are DNA-binding proteins that assist the filamentation of RecA onto DNA for the initiation of recombination or recombinational repair.): MIIKSLELADFRNYENVKIDFSSGTNILYGDNAQGKTNILEAIFVSATTKSHKGSKDKEIIRFGKDEAHIRTILEKDNAEYRVDMHLRSSKTKGIAIDGQKIKRASDLIGMLNVVFFSPEDLSIIKNGPSERRRFMDMELCQLDQIYLNSLSKYNKLVVERNKVLKDLYEHPENSVLLDVQDKQLCEYGSVIIKTREKFIRDLNEIIRPIHEKLTGNKEFLSVYYEPNVSADEFEKKLRAARQKDTYAKQTTVGPHKDDFSFVVQKKKADCDEYGEGIDIRKYGSQGQQRTASLSLKLSEIEIVKRAKKENPVLLLDDVLSELDSNRQNYLLNTIGDIQTIVTCTGLDEFVNNRFEIDKLFKVTDGTISSEN; encoded by the coding sequence TTAAGTCATTAGAACTTGCTGATTTCAGGAATTACGAGAATGTAAAGATTGATTTCAGCAGTGGTACCAATATATTGTATGGAGACAACGCTCAGGGAAAAACTAATATTCTTGAGGCTATTTTTGTTTCAGCCACTACCAAATCACATAAAGGCAGCAAGGACAAAGAGATAATAAGATTTGGCAAGGATGAGGCCCATATTAGGACTATTCTTGAGAAAGATAATGCTGAATATCGCGTAGATATGCATCTTCGCAGCAGCAAAACAAAAGGAATTGCAATAGACGGTCAGAAGATAAAAAGGGCATCAGATCTTATAGGGATGCTCAATGTAGTTTTTTTCTCACCGGAAGATCTTAGTATTATTAAAAATGGCCCTTCTGAAAGGCGCAGGTTCATGGATATGGAGCTGTGTCAATTAGATCAGATATATCTTAATAGTCTTTCTAAGTACAACAAACTTGTTGTAGAACGTAATAAAGTTCTTAAGGATTTATATGAACATCCGGAGAATAGTGTTCTTTTAGATGTGCAGGACAAGCAGTTATGTGAATATGGATCCGTCATTATCAAGACTAGAGAAAAATTCATCAGAGATCTTAACGAAATAATAAGACCTATTCATGAGAAGTTAACAGGAAATAAAGAGTTCCTGTCAGTTTACTATGAGCCAAATGTAAGTGCTGATGAATTCGAAAAGAAATTAAGGGCTGCAAGACAAAAAGATACTTACGCCAAGCAGACAACTGTAGGTCCTCACAAGGACGATTTTTCTTTTGTAGTTCAAAAGAAAAAAGCAGACTGTGATGAATATGGCGAAGGAATAGACATTAGAAAATATGGCTCTCAGGGACAGCAGAGAACTGCTTCTCTCTCACTCAAACTTTCAGAGATTGAGATTGTAAAAAGAGCTAAAAAGGAAAATCCGGTACTCTTACTTGATGATGTTTTGTCTGAACTTGATAGCAACAGACAAAATTATCTGCTTAACACAATTGGAGATATTCAGACAATTGTTACATGTACCGGACTTGATGAATTTGTTAATAACAGATTTGAAATAGATAAGCTGTTTAAGGTTACTGATGGAACAATAAGCAGCGAGAATTAA